AACACTGGATAGTAACCACGCTAACTTTTACAAGGTTAGAAAACCGGATTATAAACTCCTGTGGAAACATCCCTGTCGAAATCCAAAATGTTTCCGTGCGCCTAAAGAGAAAGAGTTAAGTAAGATTCAACAGAATACACACCCATAATACTGTAACAATAGTAACAAATTaggtaatacatatatatattgcaatgttTGGATGCGGTTAAATTTAATTACCAAGCTTCAAATAACTCCCCCACCCAAATGAAACTTAATTAGATGTACTAATTAATTTCATGCGGCATAATAATATCCTTACATATGCAGGAAACCGAACCGAAATTTGAACTGACTCTTATCAATGTCTAAGAACCACTGTAACAACATCTCACCCATCAATTATATTTTCTGGTGGATAATTCTCATCACTGGATGTAGCTAAAACAACCTGCGCTCCAGAGGAGCTCAACGCGGCATCAATCATGTCAGCAAAGCTGTAATATAtatactgaaataaaacacaatatgttACTCTGCAAACTGTGTTAGTCCTGATTTAAATCCACTCTCTTTACGTCGTTGCCAAGCAGCAGACTGATGCAAAGCCTACAACGCCACCGACTTCCGCGAGTTACATCAAAATAAACCCGAAGGTGCGGGATtgccacattttttattttgatattattattattattattatttgtgtgtattttttttccttaagtGGTACAACAGTACCTGTACATGGAACGAGTTTTGAATGATTATAATTCTGAAGAATAAAATCAGCCATTATTATAAAGAGCCGATGAAAAGCAGTGCAGTGTTTGTCATGATTTTAAAGTGTGCTCTTGTTTCACTCCGGAATGAAAGAAAAGATGTAGCTGTCTTGACTGAATCTCAAAGCGGGAATATCATTGGTAAGAACGTTATCGTATGTTCCCTTAGGCTTCACTTCAAAACTTCATTCATTTCTGTTtaacttttaattattattattattattattattattattattattattattattattattattattattttaatgtgaacCCTTATGCACTGATAACTTGCGTCTGTCTgtcatttgtaatttaaatacgTGTAGCAATGGGACAGTTATCATGTTTACCTTTTCTCTAAATTTTTTTTATGGAAGTGCCTGGGTCAATGAGAAGTCTCTGTAACCAATAAATGATAAAAATTATAGGCCTTCTGTCAAGAGTGTAAGTATCAGTTCAATGAAGTAGCATTCCACATTACAAACCGAAAAAGGCTGCAAAATCAGATCCATTTTATTGTCTCTCTTTAAAACGTTCAGCAGTTAATGTACAGTACGTTTTTATTTAAGTCTACAGGTGTCTCAGTCTGGAAGAATGCCTTACATGAAAGGGTCAGATTCGGATTATGGTCCAGTCTATATTCGGGAGAAAGGAGAGCTACGTCTGATTGCTGATCCTGTGAATGTTGAGAAGGTTGGCCCATACAAGACCAAACCCCTCAGCCACTTGAAGAAATGCGACTCAGTCAGGTTTTGCATCCGTGAGGGAGACCAGACCACAAGCACCAAGAAGAATGACCCTGTCTTCCTTACGCTATGCTATTCTGCAAAGTCTCTCTTTGACATTGCTTTAGGATTTGTTGCAGACAATGTTCAGCATATAGATTCCCTTATTGGCTTTCCAGAACAAGTGGCCGAAAAGCTCTTCGCTGCTGCAGAAAAAAGACAGAAATTCGTTGATCCTGGCACAGGACTCCGAGCTTTGCAGACATTCAGTAAGGCCTATGGAAGCCTGGTGCTCAGTTCCCTTTGCCTAAAAAGCAGGTAAACAATAGATTTGATTGTACAGCTTGAACCCATTATGGATTTAGCTCAATGGAAGTGAATGCGTTCAATGTATTTCTTCCCAGTTTTTCTCACAGTGTGTATCTTGCTGTTTATAGGTACCTTCTGGTGTCTGAGAAACTGGAAGAGATTAAATCCTTCCAGGGATTGTCATGCCTGGATCTTTCCAGCTGTAAACTTGGGGATGACCATGAGCTTCTGCAGCACCTAACCACAGAGGCTCTATCAAGGTAAATGATTTGTTGTtttcattcttaaaaaaaatctgctttggAAAGAACATTCCATTACCTTCCCTTAAATATCTCAGAAACTGTCTGGTTTGTTAAATATGGCTACACTGTACAATACCTTACTCCCTGAGAAGTATATAGTGATTTTTCGCTGTTTCCAGCTGCTTTGCTGTAACATGTATAAACTATATCCAACATGTATGTTTTCTTTACCAGTCTAGTCAAGCTCAATTTGGGGGATAACTGCCTGTCAGACAGTGGCCTTCGGAAGATGACAGCACCAGTCAGAGTAATGAAGAGGGGCCTTAAAAACCTGGAGCATTTAGATTTGTCCTGTAAGCttataataataactgttttcATTATTCTCAAggctaaataatttaaaaaaatataaacccTACATTCACAATTTACATTTGAAATAGTGTAGGTCTTTACTGACTAGCTAAGATTGCAATCAaacttatttttacatgtatttgttaGTTTAAAGAGATGACTAACTCCCTGTTTACAGGAATTGAGGAACtgaagatgtgtgttttttttaagaatgagCCAGTGGGTATTTGGCCAGGCAAGATGTTTTTGTTCACCATGTGGGACAAGTAGTTTCAGATGTGAGATGACTTCAGCCAAAGTGTTGGTCCCTTGGACCAGTAATCAATTGTAATGTTTCAAAACCTAGCCCGTCCTTTCTTAGGTAACCCGAATATTGGTGAACTGGGAATTGGATATCTGTGTTGCTTTAAGAAACTGTCTGTGCTAGATATCTCGGGAGCAGGTGCAAAGGTGAAGT
The sequence above is drawn from the Acipenser ruthenus chromosome 12, fAciRut3.2 maternal haplotype, whole genome shotgun sequence genome and encodes:
- the lrrc42 gene encoding leucine-rich repeat-containing protein 42 isoform X1, with the protein product MIKIIGLLSRVLQVSQSGRMPYMKGSDSDYGPVYIREKGELRLIADPVNVEKVGPYKTKPLSHLKKCDSVRFCIREGDQTTSTKKNDPVFLTLCYSAKSLFDIALGFVADNVQHIDSLIGFPEQVAEKLFAAAEKRQKFVDPGTGLRALQTFSKAYGSLVLSSLCLKSRYLLVSEKLEEIKSFQGLSCLDLSSCKLGDDHELLQHLTTEALSSLVKLNLGDNCLSDSGLRKMTAPVRVMKRGLKNLEHLDLSSRPFLGNPNIGELGIGYLCCFKKLSVLDISGAGAKLSKSLLQMLQNKMGLVSADAPLQDFSHAHCKTEGWAEQVILQWDSIISDSAKPRISLMPRTVAQRFYGKETSMKRVLALPSLAFNIKERKSEVNMQFHKKPLQDICAVAYDESLPGKTSAIQNSKKRDLEILVQDNAVPSAKRQCAPRQLTLEDWDLLDSY
- the lrrc42 gene encoding leucine-rich repeat-containing protein 42 isoform X2, producing the protein MIKIIGLLSRVLQVSQSGRMPYMKGSDSDYGPVYIREKGELRLIADPVNVEKVGPYKTKPLSHLKKCDSVRFCIREGDQTTSTKKNDPVFLTLCYSAKSLFDIALGFVADNVQHIDSLIGFPEQVAEKLFAAAEKRQKFVDPGTGLRALQTFSKAYGSLVLSSLCLKSRYLLVSEKLEEIKSFQGLSCLDLSSCKLGDDHELLQHLTTEALSSLVKLNLGDNCLSDSGLRKMTAPVRVMKRGLKNLEHLDLSCNPNIGELGIGYLCCFKKLSVLDISGAGAKLSKSLLQMLQNKMGLVSADAPLQDFSHAHCKTEGWAEQVILQWDSIISDSAKPRISLMPRTVAQRFYGKETSMKRVLALPSLAFNIKERKSEVNMQFHKKPLQDICAVAYDESLPGKTSAIQNSKKRDLEILVQDNAVPSAKRQCAPRQLTLEDWDLLDSY
- the lrrc42 gene encoding leucine-rich repeat-containing protein 42 isoform X3 yields the protein MPYMKGSDSDYGPVYIREKGELRLIADPVNVEKVGPYKTKPLSHLKKCDSVRFCIREGDQTTSTKKNDPVFLTLCYSAKSLFDIALGFVADNVQHIDSLIGFPEQVAEKLFAAAEKRQKFVDPGTGLRALQTFSKAYGSLVLSSLCLKSRYLLVSEKLEEIKSFQGLSCLDLSSCKLGDDHELLQHLTTEALSSLVKLNLGDNCLSDSGLRKMTAPVRVMKRGLKNLEHLDLSSRPFLGNPNIGELGIGYLCCFKKLSVLDISGAGAKLSKSLLQMLQNKMGLVSADAPLQDFSHAHCKTEGWAEQVILQWDSIISDSAKPRISLMPRTVAQRFYGKETSMKRVLALPSLAFNIKERKSEVNMQFHKKPLQDICAVAYDESLPGKTSAIQNSKKRDLEILVQDNAVPSAKRQCAPRQLTLEDWDLLDSY